Proteins encoded in a region of the Equus asinus isolate D_3611 breed Donkey chromosome X, EquAss-T2T_v2, whole genome shotgun sequence genome:
- the PABPC5 gene encoding polyadenylate-binding protein 5, translated as MGSGEPNPAGKKKKYLKAALYVGDLDPDVTEDMLYKKFRPAGPLRFTRICRDPVTRSPLGYGYVNFRFPADAEWALNTMNFDLINGKPFRLMWSQPDDRLRKSGVGNIFIKNLDKSIDNRALFYLFSAFGNILSCKVVCDDNGSKGYAYVHFDSLAAANRAIWHMNGVRLNNRQVYVGRFKFPEERAAEVRTRDRATFTNVFVKNFGDDMDDEKLKEIFSEYGSTESVKVIRDASGKSKGFGFVRYETHEAAQKAVLDLHGKSIDGKVLYVGRAQKKIERLAELRRRFERLRLKEKSRAPGVPIYIKNLDETIDDEKLKEEFSSFGSISRAKVMVEVGQGKGFGVVCFSSFEEATKAVDEMNGRIMGSKPLHVTLGQARRRW; from the coding sequence atggggAGTGGGGAGCCTAATCCTGCTGGCAAGAAGAAGAAGTACCTCAAGGCTGCCCTGTACGTGGGTGACTTGGACCCAGATGTCACCGAGGACATGTTATATAAAAAGTTCAGGCCTGCTGGCCCTCTGCGCTTCACCAGAATCTGCCGTGACCCGGTGACCCGCAGCCCCCTGGGCTATGGCTATGTCAACTTTCGCTTTCCTGCGGATGCTGAGTGGGCTCTGAACACCATGAATTTTGATTTGATTAATGGCAAACCATTCCGCCTCATGTGGTCTCAGCCAGATGACCGCTTAAGAAAGTCTGGAGTTGGAAATATATTCATCAAAAATCTGGACAAATCCATAGACAATAGGgcccttttttatttattttctgcttttgggAACATTCTCTCCTGCAAAGTCGTATGTGATGACAACGGCTCTAAAGGTTATGCCTATGTGCACTTTGACAGTCTGGCGGCTGCCAATAGGGCCATCTGGCATATGAATGGAGTGCGGCTCAACAACCGCCAGGTGTATGTTGGCCGATTCAAATTTCCGGAAGAGCGGGCAGCTGAAGTCAGAACCAGAGATAGAGCAACTTTCACCAATGTTTTCGTTAAAAATTTTGGAGATGACATGGATGACGAAAAACTGAAGGAAATTTTCAGTGAATATGGGTCAACTGAGAGTGTGAAGGTAATAAGAGATGCCAGTGGGAAATCTAAAGGCTTTGGATTTGTGAGATATGAGACACATGAGGCTGCCCAAAAGGCTGTGTTAGACCTGCATGGAAAGTCCATCGATGGAAAAGTCCTATATGTAGGGCGAGCACAGAAGAAAATTGAACGTCTGGCTGAGTTAAGGCGAAGATTTGAACGGCtgagattaaaggaaaaaagtcgGGCTCCGGGAGTGCCTATCTATATTAAGAACCTGGATGAGACCAttgatgatgaaaaactgaaggaggaattttcttcctttggatCAATTAGCCGGGCCAAAGTGATGGTGGAAGTGGGGCAAGGCAAAGGGTTTGGTGTTGTCTGCTTCTCCTCTTTCGAGGAGGCTACCAAAGCAGTGGATGAGATGAATGGTCGCATAATGGGCTCCAAGCCCCTGCATGTCACCCTGGGCCAGGCCAGGCGTAGGTGGTGA